A window of Hippoglossus stenolepis isolate QCI-W04-F060 chromosome 16, HSTE1.2, whole genome shotgun sequence contains these coding sequences:
- the tnrc6c1 gene encoding trinucleotide repeat-containing gene 6C protein isoform X5, whose amino-acid sequence MVGRHLSTDLPPQSSQGAQYDNPLWGHLPTNRSATSAASSTNLSGWDQLIIDQKDTEAWPSITLSKSQAPPGGCPLDTDPGRLTSSSSSSSSGSSSTSSSCSTVTMATGANSQTGHFPANHLSSKANSGTSPASHSGTSMLSSQVAANRSWGSGPGPSHCPPQSSVGNEGKSDSPVGGAGSRGWGSSSSTTNYNLNLNPNANPSAWPMLGHDGAGIGGGSSGGANTISPPQPTPNLCNQPGPPPAQTSTCTGANTNSNSSGIGSAWGGLMTSDMSEPHPSPSTNVSFSSEPQNLKTDGPNHTNKQEPSSPIHSLPGWGNAPVGMSSMGQPPKGGPQVNGEDSSSVWGNNGDSKAPSSKEAPGWNSGWGHGGGGAGNTGGWGDQSRGDWGKQHTEEPQGSWDTPSSPPQEPQAPQASPWGRAVSTAGASEGSSESMEGHPPCRDSSRDNPAPLLPAQDLDPRVLCNTGWGQTPVRQHTSWDMIESKRKNDAATESRGSGPTTPNNAQGPSNTSMGPTQRTDPGSKNDVPGSQGASGWGGSIAATNKPNSGWGEPPNNIKPPGAPSGWGNSPAGGPTTSVPKNGGQSWREEKSSGWDDSHIKATSQGWGEQQKASHSWGNSGGSNNTGDWGEPEESKKSPTNPAWEGEAGGWKEKPRGWGMAASGSGISGAGGNGGWGEPVSQRPSGPPQGWAGKPQDGPSGNSGGGGVGSWGGSNSVKQAAGLSGSKQESSADPTGWEEPSPPSIRRKMEIDDGTSAWGDPGAYNKAVNLWDKNNPGNSQAKVPTGGNNPPVPNNNHHHSHNHPYHGPPAPLQNHSQNSQNPGPTSGPMDPVVQHPPGPSHNRAPLIAQGWGEIPSSHTKSETSWGEPAPAPAPVSMDNGTSAWNKHTGSCGGWSDGNQDSYGRGNPAMTSASCKPAPKPMQDGWGGGGGGGGGGEELSLSGGQWDADEGDMWNSAPSQESNSSCNSWGNNPKKVPQKVKVPAKQEDAWIMNRLIKQLTDMGFPRDPAEEALKSNNMNLDQAMSALLEKKTELDKRGMGMAGHDYNNGLINKPMSCPRPPLLSKDPSADPRLPFMDKQMQSGMFGGGGAAQARTMQQTQQPPQPPVPPLSSSQPSLRAQVPQFLSPQVQAQLLQFAAKNIGLNPALLTSPINPQHMTLLNQLYQLQLAYQRLQIQQQMLQAQRNVSGPIRQQEQQVARTINNMQQQIQQHQRQLAQALLMKHQQQQPPPSHSGLHPGGTKSTLDLFPGHPQAPGLPDLQTKEPQSSPNTYSPYSLSGLNPNMNVNCMDVGSLAMKEPPQPQSRLSQWTHPNSIESLTGNSSSLEPSLGKHGANLGPPGKPPQLEDSYSPYNLMSSSDSPTSPLVPPDSWGQGKSNNDKMANGTNINWPPEFCPGVPWKGLQNIDPENDPNMTPGSVPSGPTINTNIQDVNRYLLRDRSGGSSPTSSQIEALPPSTDWPVSAYTSSFSLSSPEMDDAGKLSEMKSTWSSGPISHSQASLSHELWKVPQGPRSSNIAPSRPPPGLTHSKPSSTWGGNSLGLAQGWSNSYTSAGTTWSTDSSTRTSSWLVLRNLTPQIDGSTLRTLCMQHGPLITFHLNLTQGNAVVRYSSKDEAAKAQKSLHMCVLGNTTILAEFAGEEEVNRFFAQGQSLGVTTSWQATPGSNQTRMGGTGSGAPHPIGHSPHWNNNNNGGGGLGSGAKTGGELLWGGVQQYSNLWGPPSGEEGRIMGSPTPINTLLPGDLLSGESM is encoded by the exons ATGGTTGGGAGGCACCTCTCCACAG ACCTGCCCCCCCAGAGCAGCCAGGGAGCCCAGTATGATAATCCCCTCTGGGGACACCTGCCAACTAATAGGAGTGCCACAAGTGCTGCCTCTTCCACCAATCTCAGTGGTTGGGATCAACTGATTATTGACCAGAAGGACACAGAGGCTTGGCCTTCTATTACCCTCAGCAAGAGCCAGGCCCCTCCTGGAGGATGCCCTTTGGATACTGACCCTGGTCGCttgaccagcagcagcagcagcagcagcagcggcagcagcagtactagtagtagttgtagtacaGTTACTATGGCCACAGGGGCCAACAGCCAGACAGGCCACTTCCCTGCCAACCACCTTAGCAGCAAGGCCAACAGTGGAACCAGTCCTGCCAGTCATAGTGGAACCAGCATGCTCTCTAGCCAGGTTGCAGCCAATCGCAGCTGGGGTTCTGGACCTGGACCCTCCCATTGCCCCCCTCAGTCCTCAGTGGGGAATGAAGGAAAGAGTGACAGTCCAGTGGGGGGAGCAGGCAGCAGGGGCTGGGGCTCATCATCTTCCACCACCAACTATAACTTGAACCTAAACCCTAATGCCAACCCATCTGCCTGGCCCATGCTGGGGCATGATGGAGCTGGCATAGGGGGAGGCAGCTCAGGGGGAGCCAACACCATTTCACCTCCTCAACCTACACCAAACCTCTGTAATCAGCCTGGCCCTCCACCAGCCCAGACCAGCACCTGTACTGGAGCCAACACTAACAGCAACTCCTCTGGGATTGGCAGCGCCTGGGGTGGTTTAATGACCTCTGACATGTCAGAGCCACACCCCTCCCCATCCACGAATGTGTCTTTCAGTTCAGAACCTCAGAACCTTAAAACTGATGGACCAAATCACACTAATAAGCAGGAACCGTCAAGCCCTATCCACAGCTTGCCTGGCTGGGGTAATGCACCTGTAGGGATGAGTTCAATGGGCCAACCTCCAAAAGGGGGCCCGCAGGTCAATGGAGAAGATAGTAGCTCAGTATGGGGTAACAATGGCGACTCTAAGGCACCTTCATCTAAGGAGGCACCTGGCTGGAACTCTGGCTGGGGCCATGGCGGAGGTGGAGCAGGAAATACTGGAGGATGGGGTGACCAGTCCCGTGGAGACTGGGGGAAGCAGCACACTGAAGAGCCCCAGGGAAGCTGGGATACCCCCAGCTCTCCTCCGCAGGAGCCACAGGCGCCACAGGCTAGTCCTTGGGGCAGAGCTGTGAGCACAGCTGGtgccagtgaagggagcagtgAAAGCATGGAGGGACATCCCCCATGCAGAGACTCATCCAGAGATAatccagctcctctgctgcctgcaCAGGATCTGGACCCCAGGGTGTTGTGTAACACTGGCTGGGGACAGACCCCTGTTCGCCAGCACACCTCGTGGGATATGATTGAGAGTAAACGCAAGAATGATGCAGCCACTGAATCACGGGGCTCTGGCCCAACCACTCCAAACAATGCCCAGGGGCCCTCCAACACTAGCATGGGCCCCACTCAGAGGACTGACCCTGGGAGCAAAAATGATGTGCCTGGTTCTCAGGGAGCTTCAGGTTGGGGTGGAAGCATAGCAGCTACCAACAAGCCCAACTCTGGTTGGGGAGAGCCACCTAACAACATTAAGCCCCCAGGTGCCCCCAGTGGCTGGGGGAACTCTCCAGCAGGAGGCCCCACCACCAGTGTACCCAAGAATGGTGGTCAGtcatggagagaggagaagtcAAGTGGGTGGGACGATTCTCACATCAAGGCAACATCCCAAGGCTGGGGAGAGCAACAAAAAGCATCCCACAGCTGGGGCAATAGTGGAGGCAGCAATAACACTGGTGACTGGGGAGAACCAGAAGAGAGCAAAAAAAGTCCCACCAACCCTGCCTGGGAGGGCGAGGCAGGAGGTTGGAAGGAAAAGCCACGAGGCTGGGGAATGGCAGCTTCAGGATCAGGGATATCTGGAGCTGGAGGAAATGGTGGCTGGGGAGAACCAGTTTCCCAGCGTCCCAGTGGCCCTCCTCAAGGTTGGGCTGGCAAGCCTCAGGATGGGCCCAGTGGTAATAGTGGAGGAGGGGGCGTAGGCTCTTGGGGTGGCTCAAACTCAGTGAAGCAAGCTGCAGGTTTGAGTGGCAGTAAGCAGGAGTCCTCAGCTGATCCTACAGGCTGGGAAGAGCCCTCCCCACCTTCAATCCGACGTAAAATGGAGATAGATGATGGGACCTCAGCTTGGGGTGACCCTGGTGCCTACAACAAGGCAGTCAACTTGTGGGACAAGAATAATCCAGGAAATTCCCAGGCTAAAGTTCCCACTGGAGGCAATAATCCCCCAGTTCCAAACAACAACCATCACCACTCTCACAATCACCCATATCACGGGCCACCTGCACCTTTACAAAATCACAGTCAAAACTCTCAAAACCCAGGGCCCACCAGTGGGCCCATGGATCCTGTTGTGCAACACCCGCCTGGGCCATCTCACAACAGGGCTCCCCTGATAGCTCAAG GCTGGGGAGAAATACCAAGCTCCCACACAAAATCGGAGACCTCTTGGGGGgaacctgcacctgcacctgctcCGGTCAGCATGGACAATGGGACGTCTGCctggaacaaacacactgggagCTGTGGAGGCTGGAGTGACGGTAACCAGGACAGCTATGGCAGGGGCAACCCAGCAATGACGTCTGCATCTTGCAAACCTG CCCCCAAACCTATGCAAGACGGatggggaggtggaggtggaggtggaggtggaggtgaggagcTGAGCCTGTCAGGGGGTCAGTGGGATGCTGACGAGGGAGACATGTGGAATAGTGCTCCCTCCCAGGAGAGCAACTCCTCCTGCAACTCTTGGGGCAATAATCCTAAAAAGGTCCCACAGAAG GTGAAGGTCCCAGCAAAGCAGGAAGATGCCTGGATCATGAATCGTCTCATCAAACAGTTGACAGACATGGGCTTCCCT AGGGATCCAGCAGAGGAGGCTCTGAAGAGCAACAACATGAACCTGGACCAGGCCATGAGTGCCCTGCTGGAGAAGAAGACGGAGCTGGACAAGCGGGGGATGGGGATGGCCGGCCACGACTACAACAACGGGCTCATCAACAAGCCCATGAGCTGCCCTCGGCCCCCGCTTCTTTCCAAAGACCCCTCAGCAGACCCCCGCTTGCCCTTCATGGATAAG CAGATGCAGAGTGGAATGTTTGGCGGTGGTGGAGCAGCACAAGCCCGGACCATGCAGCAGACGCAGCAGCCTCCTCAGCCGCCAGTGCCgcctctcagctcctctcagcCTAGTCTACGTGCTCAAGTGCCTCAGTTTCTCTCCCCTCAG GTTCAAGCACAGCTCTTACAGTTTGCAGCAAAAAACATTGGTCTGAATCCTGCACTTTTAACCTCACCAATAAACCCTCAACATATGACCCTTCTGAATCAACTTTACCAGCTGCAACTG GCATACCAGCGTTTACAAattcagcagcagatgttgCAGGCGCAGCGCAATGTTTCTGGTCCCATTCGACAACAAGAGCAGCAA GTTGCACGTACAATCAAtaacatgcagcagcagatccaaCAGCACCAGCGTCAGCTGGCCCAGGCCCTGCTGATGAAGCATCAGCAACAGCAGCCGCCCCCCTCCCACTCGGGCCTGCATCCTGGTGGGACCAAATCCACCCTGGATTTGTTTCCAGGTCACCCCCAGGCTCCAGGCCTCCCTGACCTGCAGACCAAAGAGCCGCAGTCATCTCCTAACACCTACAGCCCCTACTCTCTCT CTGGACTGAATCCAAACATGAATGTAAACTGCATGGATGTGGGAAGTCTGGCTATGAAGGAACCCCCCCAGCCCCAATCGCGCTTGTCACAGTGGACGCACCCAAACTCCATCGAAAGCCTTACTGGTAACTCCTCTTCTCTAGAGCCCAGCCTGGGCAAGCATG GTGCCAACTTGGGTCCCCCGGGTAAACCCCCACAGCTGGAGGACTCTTACAGTCCCTACAACCTCATGTCCAGCTCAGACTCTCCTACCAGCCCCCTGGTCCCCCCAGACAGTTGGGGACAGGGCAAAAGTAACAACGACAAGATGGCCAATGGGACCAATATCAACTGGCCGCCAG AGTTCTGCCCCGGTGTTCCCTGGAAGGGTCTGCAGAATATCGACCCTGAGAATGACCCCAACATGACCCCTGGCAGTGTCCCCAGTGGGCCCACCATCAACACCAATATCCAAGATGTTAACCGCTACCTGCTACGGGACAGGAGTGGAG GCTCCTCTCCCACTTCATCTCAGATCGAGGCTCTGCCTCCCTCCACTGATTGGCCAGTCAGTGCCTACACTAGCTCGTTCAGTCTGTCGTCCCCGGAGATGGACGATGCAG GTAAACTGTCAGAGATGAAATCTACTTGGTCTTCTGGCCCTATCTCTCATAGCCAGGCCTCCCTGTCCCACGAGCTGTGGAAGGTCCCTCAGGGGCCCCGGAGCAGCAATATAGCCCCTTCACGTCCCCCACCTGGCCTCACCCACTCCAAGCCTTCCTCAACGTGGGGGGGAAACTCCCTGGGTCTGGCCCAAGGCTGGAGCAACTCTTACACCTCAG CAGGTACCACGTGGAGTACAGACAGCTCCACCAGGACCAGTAGCTGGCTGGTTTTGAGGAACCTCACTCCACAG ATTGATGGTTCGACTCTGCGTACACTGTGCATGCAGCACGGCCCCCTCATCACATTCCACCTCAACCTAACACAGGGCAACGCTGTGGTGCGCTACAGCTCCAAGGATGAGGCTGCCAAGGCTCAGAAGTCCCTGCACAT GTGCGTGCTCGGGAACACCACCATCCTGGCAGAGTTTGCtggggaggaggaagtgaaCCGCTTCTTTGCACAGGGCCAGTCGCTCGGCGTAACAACCAGCTGGCAGGCCACTCCAGGCTCCAATCAGACAAGGATGGGTGGGACTGGGTCCGGAGCCCCTCATCCTATCGGTCACTCGCCCCactggaacaacaacaacaacggcGGCGGTGGCCTGGGAAGCGGAGCAAAGACAGGCGGGGAGTTGCTTTGGGGTGGCGTGCAACAGTATTCTAACCTGTGGGGACCCCCAAGTGGAGAGGAGGGACGGATCATGGGGAGTCCCACACCAATCAATACGCTGCTGCCTGGGGACCTGCTGAGTGGAGAGTCCATGTAG